Within Amycolatopsis sp. cg5, the genomic segment CAGCAGGACGCCAGCGTGCTGATGATCGGCGAGCGCACCAACGCCAACGGCTCCAAGAAGTTCCGCGAGGCGATGCTCGAAGGCCGCTTCGAGGACTGCGTCGAGATCGCCCGCGACCAGACCCGCGACGGCGCGCACATGCTCGACCTCTGCATCGACTACGTGGGTCGCGACGGCGTCGCCGACATGGCCGAGCTGGCCGGTCGCCTGGCCACCGCGTCGACGCTGCCGATCATGCTCGACTCCACCGAGCCCGCCGTGCTGCAGGCCGGGCTGGAGCAGCTCGGCGGCCGCTGCGCGGTCAACTCGGTCAACTACGAGGACGGCGCCGGCCCCGACTCGCGGTTCCAGCGGATCATGCGGCTGGTGCGGGAACACGGCGCCGCGGTCGTCGCGCTGACCATCGACGAGGAAGGCCAGGCGCGCACCGCCGAGTGGAAGGTCCGGATCGCCAAGCGGCTGATCGAGGACCTGACCCAGAACTGGGGCATGCGGGTCGAGGACATCATCGTCGACTGCCTGACCTTCCCGATCTCCACCGGGCAGGAGGAGGTCCGCCGCGACGCGATCGAGACCATCAACGCGATCCGCGAGCTCAAGAAGCTCTACCCCGCCGTGCGGACCACGCTCGGACTGTCCAATGTGTCCTTCGGGCTGAACCCGGCGGCCCGCCAGGTGCTGAACTCCGTGTTCCTGCACGAATGCGTGCAGGCGGGGCTGGACACCGCGATCGCGCACTCGTCGAAGATCCTGCCGATGGCGCGCATCCCCGACGAGCAGCGCGCCGTCGCGCTCGACCTGGTCTACGACCGCCGCCGCGAGGGCTACGACCCGCTGCAGGAGCTGATGGCCCTGTTCGAGGGCGTCAGCGCCGCGTCGAGCAAGGCCTCCCGCGCGGAGGAACTCGCGCGGCTGCCGCTGTTCGAGCGGCTGGAGCGCCGGATCGTCGACGGCGAGCGCAACGGGCTCGACGCCGACCTCGACGACGCGCTCAAGGAGCGCCCGGCGCTGCAGATCATCAACGACACCCTGCTGTCCGGCATGAAGACCGTCGGCGAGCTGTTCGGGTCGGGGCAGATGCAGCTGCCGTTCGTGCTGCAGTCGGCCGAGGTGATGAAGGCGGCCGTCGCGTTCCTCGAACCGCACATGGAGAAGGAAGACGACAGCGGCAAGGGCCGCATCGTGCTGGCGACCGTGCGCGGCGACGTGCACGACATCGGCAAGAACCTCGTCGACATCATCCTGAGCAACAACGGCTACGAGGTGGTCAACCTCGGCATCAAGCAGCCGATCACCACGATCCTCGAAGCGGCCGAAGAGAACAACGTCGACGCGATCGGCATGTCCGGCCTGCTGGTGAAGTCCACGGTGATCATGAAGGAGAACCTCGAGGAGATGAACTCCCGAGGCGTTTCCGCGCGCTGGCCGGTGCTTTTGGGCGGCGCGGCGCTGACTCGGTCCTATGTGGAGAACGACCTCACCGAGATGTACCTCGGCGATGTCCGCTACGCCCGCGACGCGTTCGAGGGCCTGCGGCTGATGGACGCGATCATGGCAGCCAAGCGCGGCGAGTCGCCGATCATCGACGCCGAGGCGGAGGCCAAGCGCGCCGAGCGCAAGGCGCGTCGTGAGCGTTCGCTGCGCATCGCGGAAGCGCGGAAAGCCAAGCTGGAAGCCGAAGATCCCATCGAGGACCAGCCTGCTCGCTCGGACGTCGCGACCGACGTCCTGGTCCCGTCGCCGCCGTTCTGGGGCAGCCGGGTGATCAAGGGCGTGCCGTTGGCCGACTACGCGTCGATGCTCGACGAGCGCGCGACG encodes:
- the metH gene encoding methionine synthase; this translates as MSNRVSSPLLDALRTRVVVADGAMGTALQAHDLSLDDFAGLEGCNEILNVTRPDVVKSVHRGYLEAGADAIETNTFGTNFANLAEYDIPERIFELSVEGAKLAREVADEFSTPDRSRFVLGSVGPGTKLPTLGHAPFVTLRDAYQESVRGLLAGGVDAVLVETTQDILQTKASIIAAHRAMAAEGRRVPIIASITVETTGTMLLGTEVNAALAALEPLGIDLIGLNCATGPAEMSEHLRQLSRHARVPLSVMPNAGLPELGPNGAVYPLGPEGLAEALSGFVREFGVGLVGGCCGTTDEHIRQLVAAVADLQPAARRPRPEPGVSSLYQAVPFQQDASVLMIGERTNANGSKKFREAMLEGRFEDCVEIARDQTRDGAHMLDLCIDYVGRDGVADMAELAGRLATASTLPIMLDSTEPAVLQAGLEQLGGRCAVNSVNYEDGAGPDSRFQRIMRLVREHGAAVVALTIDEEGQARTAEWKVRIAKRLIEDLTQNWGMRVEDIIVDCLTFPISTGQEEVRRDAIETINAIRELKKLYPAVRTTLGLSNVSFGLNPAARQVLNSVFLHECVQAGLDTAIAHSSKILPMARIPDEQRAVALDLVYDRRREGYDPLQELMALFEGVSAASSKASRAEELARLPLFERLERRIVDGERNGLDADLDDALKERPALQIINDTLLSGMKTVGELFGSGQMQLPFVLQSAEVMKAAVAFLEPHMEKEDDSGKGRIVLATVRGDVHDIGKNLVDIILSNNGYEVVNLGIKQPITTILEAAEENNVDAIGMSGLLVKSTVIMKENLEEMNSRGVSARWPVLLGGAALTRSYVENDLTEMYLGDVRYARDAFEGLRLMDAIMAAKRGESPIIDAEAEAKRAERKARRERSLRIAEARKAKLEAEDPIEDQPARSDVATDVLVPSPPFWGSRVIKGVPLADYASMLDERATFMGQWGLKGARGGAGPSYEDLVESEGRPRLRYWLDRLATDGLLQHAAVVYGYFPCVAEGNDLVVLTEPSPDAPERTRFSFPRQKRDRRMCLADFYRPRELALAAGEVDVVPFTLVTMGQPIADYANELFAANSYRDYLEVHGLGVQLTEALAEYWHCRIRQELRFSSGAAMSDEDPEDVEDFFKLGYRGARFSLGYGACPDLEDRAKIVELLEPERIGVKLSEEFQLHPEQSTDAIVCHHPEAKYFNT